A region of Dictyostelium discoideum AX4 chromosome 1 chromosome, whole genome shotgun sequence DNA encodes the following proteins:
- the adcE gene encoding LIM-type zinc finger-containing protein: MSSEILQTGLQLVKSAIDADNQKNYSLACNLYDQAVLNLKLALVAEREPSKNALISSKIEEYSQRNKFIKNLLSQQPQSSQPSQPQQSQFSFPSVPSSISPSINQQQQQQQQQINNNNNSILSSFPSAGNTNNNNNNTSNGFSPPNLNKNEQLSKLNSLSIGNNQSTNRQLSRVEAYEAAKNFSLKGRKEEEVKNYRGASQCYEEACNYYLMAIKSEPDPTLKKNLSDEAKIYLDRIEVLKPFAASQPQPQQPQQPQPQQPQQQQFQQQSYNNNNSTQSMLSSFPSFNGSTNSLNNSLNNSNNNFNQILTNSNMPIAQQNFLQNHQFNQSNNSFNNATSSLPLTFSGDKCAACDALLSTNSIKALDRNWHAECFQVSIICAGCQKPFALSNLSLKVKDNRAYHPMCFESTTGLSQEEIRTFVGSSKQLFFSIQLQRKFYRAGETIQFGFTIDNGTTKKVEKVVAYLLMTETRMEITGTAYERKPKRTIKKLGRCEFHHSNRFPLIKDRFEGDFFYSIPPNILPSEVTGVDASFVREYQLIVKCVGPPLKIMTVKLKFNLTILDK, from the coding sequence atgtcAAGCGAAATATTACAAACTGGATTACAATTAGTTAAATCAGCAATTGATGCagataatcaaaaaaattattcattaGCATGTAATCTTTATGATCAAGcggttttaaatttaaaattagcaTTAGTAGCAGAGAGAGAACCATCAAAAAATGCTTTAATCTCTTCAAAAATTGAAGAATATTCtcaaagaaataaatttattaaaaatttattatcacaacaaccacaatcaTCACAACcatcacaaccacaacaatcacaatttAGTTTTCCATCTGTACCttcatcaatttcaccatcaataaatcaacaacaacaacaacaacaacaacaaattaataataataataatagtattttatcatcatttccATCAGCAggtaatactaataataataataataatacaagtaATGGATTTTCaccaccaaatttaaataaaaatgaacaactttcaaaattaaattcattatcaattggtaataatcAATCAACCAATAGGCAATTAAGCAGAGTTGAAGCATATGAAGCAGCTAAAAACTTTTCACTTAAAGGTcgtaaagaagaagaagttaAAAATTATAGAGGTGCAAGTCAATGTTATGAAGAAGcatgtaattattatttaatggcAATTAAAAGTGAACCTGATCcaactttaaaaaagaatcttAGTGATGAAgctaaaatttatttagatAGAATAGAAGTACTTAAACCATTTGCTGCTTctcaaccacaaccacaacaacctcaacaacctcaacctcaacaacctcaacaacaacaatttcaacaacaatcatataataataataattcaacacaATCAATGTTATCATCATTTCCATCATTTAATGGTAGTacaaatagtttaaataatagtttaaataatagtaataataattttaatcaaattttaacaaattcaaatatgcCAATTGcacaacaaaattttttacaaaatcatcaatttaatcaaagtaataattcatttaataatgcaACATCGTCATTACCATTAACATTTAGTGGTGATAAATGTGCAGCATGTGATGCATTACTTTCGACCAATTCTATTAAAGCATTGGATAGAAATTGGCATGCTGAATGTTTTCAAGTTTCAATTATTTGTGCAGGATGTCAAAAACCATTTGCTCTTTCAAATCTTTCATTAAAGGTAAAGGATAATCGAGCCTATCATCCAATGTGTTTTGAATCTACCACTGGTTTATCACAAGAGGAAATTCGTACATTTGTTGGATCGAGTAAACaattattcttttcaattCAATTACAAAGAAAATTCTATAGAGCCGGTGAAACCATTCAATTTGGGTTCacaattgataatggtacaactaaaaaagttgaaaaggTTGTAGCCTATCTATTAATGACCGAAACTAGAATGGAAATCACTGGTACTGCCTATGAAAGAAAACCAAAAAGaaccattaaaaaattggGTAGATGTGAATTTCATCATTCAAATCGTTTcccattaattaaagatcGTTTCGAAGGTGATTTCTTTTATTCAATACCTCCTAATATTTTACCATCTGAAGTAACTGGTGTTGATGCTTCTTTTGTTCGtgaatatcaattaattgtaaaatgTGTTGGTCCACCTTTAAAAATTATGactgtaaaattaaaatttaatttaacaattttagataaataa